TACTAAAGACCTCACGAGCTAGTGAAGTGGCGGATGCCATACGCGCTGCGGCAAGAGGGCAGTCTGTACTCGAGTCACAGGTCGCCTCTAAAATGATGAACCGTTTTCGAAACAATGCAAAGGGTGAATCCCCTGCTTATAAAGAGCTTACGGAACGCGAGATGGAAGTATTACGTCTGCTGGCGCAAGGTAAATCAAATCAGGACATCGCCGATCAACTAATTATTGGAATCAAAACTGTGAAATTTCATGTGACGAATATTCTCGCGAAGCTGGGCGTGGAAGACCGAACCCAAGCAGCAATTTATGCATATAAAAATGGACTAGCTGAATAACAAAAAGGACTGAAGCCTCGTGCTTCAGTCTTTTTTTTATAGTATAAGAAAGCCCCGTAAATTATCTGAGTACGCATCGAAGCATAAAACCTTACTTTGTGAGGATATATCAGGTATAGAATCTCCTATTTCGTACATACTGTCTAGTAGATTGCTAGAGAGGTTCGAAAGGGAGAATGAATTATGCTGAAGACTATGCTGAACAACGGAACAAAAAAAAGAACTCTTTTTATACTATTATTCCTGTGCTGTACTGTAGCTTTACTGATAAACTTTCAAAGCGCTAAAGCGAAATCAATCGTCCTTGACGAGGTTGCTTCTCAAGCTTCAGTAACAGCAGAACTGAATGGTTCTCTGATGAGTTTAATAGATCTTGGAACAAAGACAACGGTATCCGGTTCTCCACTGCGTATCGTCTTAAAATGGCAAGGAGCAATCAGCGGTTACAATGATCCTTCAGTTGAAGTGGCTAAGCTCAGCATCCATCTTGGATTGACTGTACCGTCAGGAATAGAGGAAGAAGGGCATATGACCTATCGTTCAACAGCGGTAAAACCATATGGATCGAATCTCTCCTTATTTTGGAGTGATCTTGGAGAAGGAAATAGTTATGTTATTGTGACATTAGATACGTCGGACTTACAGAATGAAGCTAGCTTTCAGGGGTTTGCTGATGAAGTAAGTACAATCCTAGAACAAAATAACATCAAGGCAGAATGGAATGTATCTCTTCAAGGAATCGCTGAACAACAGGGAGGGCCTGAGGAAGTACTGTCGCAAACAGAAGGATTACTTATAGAGCAGTTTAAAGCTGTGAGTGAGAAAGAGAGTTATAAGGATGTCACAACAATCAGTCGCACTTATTCGATTCCTGATTTGAAACGCTCGGTAGTTAGCGGCAACCATTCGATTTCAGCGCAAATCGCAGTGCATCATGAAGATCAAAAAGGGACGAATCGCCTAACCATAGGCTTTCCATTAATAACCATAGAGTACTGACATATTTCTCTTTTATAAGCGAAGATATAGTTAATGATAAGAAATATTAATTGAAATTTGTGAAATCCCGAGAGTATTTGTCAGGAATGTGATAGCATCCTTTTTAGGAATATGCTAAAATGACATAACGTCGTTAATCATGTACTACTCGACGCTGAGAATGTCAATAAACTATATTACATACAGAAAGATGAGGAGCCATGGCTGAAAATCAAACCCTTGATGCACTGCACACACCCGGTGCTGTCTTTTTTATCTTTGGGGCAACCGGAGATTTAGCCCGGCGTAAGCTTTTCCCGGCGATTTACAGCTTGTACCGTGAAGGTAAGCTGGCACATGATTTTGCGGTAATTGGCGTGGCGCGGCGCCCGCGTACTCAGGAAGAATTTAGAAGTGATGTGAAGGATTCCATCCTTGAATTCTGCCGTTATAAAGCAGGAGACGAGAGTGAATGGAACGAGTTTGTACAGCATTTTGAATACAAATCTCTGGACATCAACGATATTGACGGCTTCCGCGAATTGAGAGCTCAAACAGAAGCTCTTGAAGAGAAGTTCAGAATTCCGGGAAATCGGATGTTCTATCTTGCCCTGGCACCTGAATTGTTCGGCAGTGTCTCGTTCAACCTTAAGGCTGGCGGCATGTTGGATAGTACAGGATGGAATCGTCTCGTAATTGAGAAGCCTTTCGGATACAATCTGGAGTCAGCTGAGCAGCTGAACGAGCAGATCCGTGAGGTATTCAAGGAAGAGGAGATCTACCGGATCGACCATTATCTTGGTAAAGAAATGGTACAGAATATCGAAGTCATTCGTTTCGCTAATGCCTTTTTTGAACCACTTTGGAATAATAAGCATATTGCTAATATTCAAATTACACTTGGCGAAACCGTAGGTGTAGAAGAGCGTGGTGGTTACTATGACCATGCTGGAGCCTTACGGGATATGGGCCAGAATCATATATTGCAACTGCTGACTATGATCGCAATGGAACCACCAAGCCGTCTGCTTGCTGAAGATATTCGTGACGAGAAGGTGAAGGTACTTCGTTCACTTCGTCCTTATGGCTCATCTGACGAGGTTCGTGAGAATGTCGTGAGAGCACAGTATATTCAAGGCTTGCACAATGGCAAGACCCTTCCTGCTTATCGTCAGGAAGATAAGGTTGATCCTGAATCAAGTACCGAGACGTATTTTGCTGCCCGTGTATTTGTAGATAACTTCCGCTGGGCTGGAGTTCCTTTCTACATTCGTACAGGCAAACGTCTGCCGGTGAAGACGACGGAAGTGGTAGTTGAGTTCAAGGGAATGCCAACCAATGTCTATTTGGGACAAAAGCATACGCTGGAGCCTAACCTGCTAGTTATCCGTGTGAACCCAATGGAAGGCATTTATGTAAAGATTAATGCCAAGAAGCCGGGTTCCGAGTCTGAAATTCAACCGCTCGCTATGGACTTCTGTCAGAGCTGCTTGGTTGGAATCAACTCTCCGGAAGCTTACGAGCGCTTGCTCCATGATGCGGCACGCGGAGATTCAACTTATTTCACTCGTTGGGATGAGGTATCGTCGGCATGGTCGTTCGTGGATCGTATTGCGAAGGCTTGGAAGGAAGAGTCGAGTGATCTATCTTCTTATCCTGCTGGCACATGGGGTCCGGTTGAAGCGGATCAATTGCTTGGCCAGGATGGTTTCCATTGGTGGCCGGTAAATGGCCAGGATGAAGATAATGTTGTGTGGCTGAAAAACAACTAAACTTTGAGTTAATGCTATCTCCCTGCAGAGGATGCAGGGAGATTTTTTGTAATGCTGAGATTCAGACGCCGCTCAGCCTCCCCAGGTCGCTTGGGCCAACAAGGCCACTCAGCCTCCCAAGACCACTCTGACTCCCAAGACCACTCTGACTCCCAAGACTACTCTGGCTCCCAAGACCGCTCTGAATCCAAATGCCGCACGGGCGAACTTGAGCATTTTTCAAATAACTGCACTTTGTACAATTAAAATCACATATTGGGTGGAAATTAGTCTTTTAAGTGTATTCTCTGCAACTATATTCTCCGTATAAGGCCGAAAAGCGAGCAAATTGTATTTTTAATTGCATCAAATACAACTAAAGGCGATTGGAAATGCTAATACTTCAAATAAGTGTAGGAAATACAACTATTTCACTATAAGAGACTGCGGAGAAATGTAAAACGAATTCAAGAGAGGGGCCTATATTCAACGGGTGGCCATGGGGAGCCCCTGTTTTCAATTCACACACACCTCTTTGGAACGGACCGAGCGGACCTTATCCTCCGAAATGCATGTTTTAGTCGAGCTTACGGACGAATGTATGCGAAAAACCGAATACAATGTGCCTCCGGTAACGTAAACGAGCCAAATGTATGCGAAAAACCGAATACAATGTGCCTCCGGTAACGTAAACGAGCTAAATGTATGCGAAAAACCGAATACAATGTGCCGCCGGTAACGTAAACGAGCCGAATGTATGCGAAAAACCGAATACAATGTGCCGCCGGTAACGTAAACGAGCCGAATGTATGCGAAAAAACGAATACAATGTGACGGGGGTAACGTAAAAGAGCCAGCGCTGTTATCCGCCCTGAATCACCCGATAATGGGCTTGTTATTAGGGAATAAGTGCAACACGATCCGGTCCGTCCCTAATATATGCGCTCATTTCATCGAAATAAAGGCCATACGATCCGTAAGCGGAACCTCACTACGAAGGTGTATATTATACGAGTATGGAACGGATGTACTCAGCTTGTAACTCTACCTCCAAGGACGTCGTCTGGCGTTTTACTTGTTGAGCTATGAGAACTGGTGAACTTTATATAAACCTGAATTGGGAGATATTTTGCTGCACAAGCTTTTTTGTAGATAATGTCTACCTTGTTTTGTTATACTTTAGAGGATGCTTTCACTTGAAGCGGACTGGAGCTAGACCTAAGATAGCTATTCATTCAGAAATGAAGGGGTATGAACAATGAGCAGAGCACCGATTTGATGATAACCCCAGTGTAATTGAAGCAGAAGCATGAATTTTATATATGAAGGGATATGTGTAATGAACAAAGCAATAGATCAGAAGCTGGAAAAGGAAGTGGACAGACGCAGAACCTTTGCGATCATTTCCCACCCGGATGCGGGTAAAACAACTTTAACGGAAAAACTACTGTTATTCGGTGGTGCTATCCGTCTGGCGGGAACGGTTAAGGCCCGTAAGGCGAACAAGCATGCAACGAGTGACTGGATGGAAATTGAGAAGCAGCGGGGGATTTCTGTTACTTCCTCTGTGATGCAGTTTGATTATTTGAATCACCGCGTGAATATTTTGGATACACCGGGTCACCAAGACTTTAGTGAGGACACCTACCGTACACTAACAGCTGCGGATAGTGCGGTCATGCTTATAGACGTGGCAAAAGGTGTGGAAACCCAAACGACCAAGCTGTTTCAGGTATGTGCCAAACGTGGGATTCCGATCTTTACCTTTATTAATAAACTGGACCGTGAAGGACGCAGTCCGTTTGATCTGATGGAAGAGCTGGAGCAGGTACTTGGTATTCGCTCTGTGCCTATGAACTGGCCGATCGGTAGTGGCCGTGAATTGTGCGGTGTGTATGACCGGATGAAAAATCAGGTAGAGCTGTTCCAAGGTGACGATCATTCCGTAATCAAGGTACAAAAGGTTGATGGATACCGTGATCCAATCATTCGTGAAATGGCTGGAGAGTATCTGCATGATCAACTGTGTCAGGATCTGGAGCTGCTGGATGTAGCAGGTGATGCTTTTGACTATGAAAAAGTACTAAATGGTGAACTTACACCTGTGTTTTTCGGTAGTGCGATCAACAATTTCGGCGTACAGACTTTCCTCGATAATTTCTTGGATCTGGCACCGAAGCCTGAACCACGCCGCAGCACTTCAGGTTTGATAGAGCCATTGAATGAGAAGTTCACTGGCTATGTGTTCAAAATCCAAGCCAATATGAACCCGGCTCACCGTGACCGGATTGCTTTCCTGCGTATTGTATCCGGGAAGTTCGAACGGGGTATGAGCGTAAAGCATGTGCGTGCGGGTAAGGACATTAAGCTGGCCCAGCCACAACAATTCTTGGCACAAGACCGTGATATCGTAGAGGAAGCTTATCCGGGAGATATTAT
This window of the Paenibacillus sp. FSL R10-2734 genome carries:
- the zwf gene encoding glucose-6-phosphate dehydrogenase, which translates into the protein MAENQTLDALHTPGAVFFIFGATGDLARRKLFPAIYSLYREGKLAHDFAVIGVARRPRTQEEFRSDVKDSILEFCRYKAGDESEWNEFVQHFEYKSLDINDIDGFRELRAQTEALEEKFRIPGNRMFYLALAPELFGSVSFNLKAGGMLDSTGWNRLVIEKPFGYNLESAEQLNEQIREVFKEEEIYRIDHYLGKEMVQNIEVIRFANAFFEPLWNNKHIANIQITLGETVGVEERGGYYDHAGALRDMGQNHILQLLTMIAMEPPSRLLAEDIRDEKVKVLRSLRPYGSSDEVRENVVRAQYIQGLHNGKTLPAYRQEDKVDPESSTETYFAARVFVDNFRWAGVPFYIRTGKRLPVKTTEVVVEFKGMPTNVYLGQKHTLEPNLLVIRVNPMEGIYVKINAKKPGSESEIQPLAMDFCQSCLVGINSPEAYERLLHDAARGDSTYFTRWDEVSSAWSFVDRIAKAWKEESSDLSSYPAGTWGPVEADQLLGQDGFHWWPVNGQDEDNVVWLKNN
- a CDS encoding response regulator transcription factor; translated protein: MEMEEAIKVLLVDDHEMVRIGLAAVLGTEDGIEVVGEAGSGEEGIRLAQEYNPDVVLMDLVMDGMDGIETTKQLMKQYPEIKVIVLTSYLDDEKMYPVIEAGAFSYLLKTSRASEVADAIRAAARGQSVLESQVASKMMNRFRNNAKGESPAYKELTEREMEVLRLLAQGKSNQDIADQLIIGIKTVKFHVTNILAKLGVEDRTQAAIYAYKNGLAE
- a CDS encoding YwmB family TATA-box binding protein translates to MLKTMLNNGTKKRTLFILLFLCCTVALLINFQSAKAKSIVLDEVASQASVTAELNGSLMSLIDLGTKTTVSGSPLRIVLKWQGAISGYNDPSVEVAKLSIHLGLTVPSGIEEEGHMTYRSTAVKPYGSNLSLFWSDLGEGNSYVIVTLDTSDLQNEASFQGFADEVSTILEQNNIKAEWNVSLQGIAEQQGGPEEVLSQTEGLLIEQFKAVSEKESYKDVTTISRTYSIPDLKRSVVSGNHSISAQIAVHHEDQKGTNRLTIGFPLITIEY
- a CDS encoding peptide chain release factor 3, with protein sequence MNKAIDQKLEKEVDRRRTFAIISHPDAGKTTLTEKLLLFGGAIRLAGTVKARKANKHATSDWMEIEKQRGISVTSSVMQFDYLNHRVNILDTPGHQDFSEDTYRTLTAADSAVMLIDVAKGVETQTTKLFQVCAKRGIPIFTFINKLDREGRSPFDLMEELEQVLGIRSVPMNWPIGSGRELCGVYDRMKNQVELFQGDDHSVIKVQKVDGYRDPIIREMAGEYLHDQLCQDLELLDVAGDAFDYEKVLNGELTPVFFGSAINNFGVQTFLDNFLDLAPKPEPRRSTSGLIEPLNEKFTGYVFKIQANMNPAHRDRIAFLRIVSGKFERGMSVKHVRAGKDIKLAQPQQFLAQDRDIVEEAYPGDIIGLFDPGIFRIGDTLSQAGDLEFDELPTFSPEIFAKVSIKNALKSKQFQKGVDQLTEEGMIQVFRTVNFDDILLGVVGQLQFEVFEYRMKGEYGVDVQLQRMPYQFARWIVDDTKPDASKFRINSTLVTDKKGNFVVLFENEYAMRTAMDKNPTAKFLEMAPKALL